Below is a window of Ananas comosus cultivar F153 linkage group 9, ASM154086v1, whole genome shotgun sequence DNA.
atctctcccGTCGCCGATCCCTAGGGTTCGAATTAGGGTTTCGAAGGCGACATCGCCATTCCGCACGAAGCCGATCCCGGAGATCCGTGCGGTGGAGGCCTCCGTGCGCCGCGAGATccaggagaagaaggaggagctGCGCCAGCTCGTGGGGCGGAGCTACCGCGACCTCATCGACTCCGCCGACTCCATCCTCCTCATGAAGTCCTCGTGCGAGTCCATCTCCTCCAACCCCGCCCGCGCCCGCCTCTACGGCGTCGCGTCCCGCGTCAAGTACCTCGTCGACACTCCCGAGAACATCTGGGGTTGCCTCGACGAATCCATGCTTCTCGAAGCTTCCTGTCGCTACCTCCGAGCCCGGGAGGTCCACGGCCTCCTCCTCGCCCCTCGCGGCGCGGGCGCTGCCGCCGATCTCGACGTGCTCGCCAAGTTCCCCCTGCTGCGGCACCAGTGGCAGATCGTCGAGAGCTTCAAGGCCCAGATCTCGCAGCGCAGCCGCGATCGCCTCCTGGACCGGGGGATCGGCGTTGCCGCCTACGCTgacgccctcgccgccgccgctacgATCGACGAACTCGACCCCAAGCAGGTGCTTGCGCTGTTCCTCGACTCGCGGAAGTCGTGGATCTTGCAGAAGCTCGGGAGCGCCACCTCGGATCTGGATTCATGTTCTTCTGTGCTCTGTGATGTGGCGGGGACAATTCGGAGCACTTTGGGGCAGGTTGGAGAGCTCTTCGTGCTCGCTTCGAATGAGATGCCTCTGTTCTACCAGACCATGCTCACCTCACCTCCTGGGACGCAGCTCTTTGGGGGCATCCCAAATCCAGAGGAGGAGGTGAGGCTTTGGAAATCACATAGGGAGAAATTAGAGTCTGTGATGGTTTTACTTGAGACGAATTTCGTCGCTCAGACCTGCTCATTGTGGTTGGAGGACTGTTGTGATGAGATTTTTGGAGAATTGTCTGGGGGAAAGTTATTGATTGATACGATTGGAAGCGGAGAGGGATTGGGGTCTGCAGAGAAGCTTCTCCGAGATTCTTTGAACGGACGGGAAGGGCTGGAGGAGAGCTTGGAGCAGTGGCTGAGGAGTGTCCTTGGTACGGAAGTCGAGTCACCATGGGACCAGATTCGCGGTCTTATCTTGAAGGATGGGAAGGACATTTTGGAAGATCGGTTGGAGAAGGTATTTATGCAGAGGATGAAGGGGATTGTGCATTCAGAGTTTGAGAACTTGAGTAAAGACCTTAATTTGGGGAGTTCGATCGAGACTATTGTGGCCAACACTGATTCTAAAGAGGGGAATGATTTTGTAACCTACATGCGTAAATTTTCAACTGGTGGAGGGGTTTGGTTTGCAGAGACTAACCAAAAGAAAGTAGGCATTCTGCATACCTTGAAACCAATTCCTGATGAGAATGATTTCCAGTCTTGtctaaattcatattttggaCCTGAAGCCAGTCGAATTAGAGATGCACTGGACAGTAAATGCCGAATCATTTTGGAGGATCTCTTAAGCTTCGTAGAGTCTCATAATTCGACTTTGAGGTTAAGGGAATTAGTGCCATATCTTCAGGAGAAGTGTTTCAAGACCATCTCGATCATATTAAAGGAACTGGAAGACGAGCTTGGTAAGCTGTCTGGTTTGTTAGGAAGCTACAATGTAGATAAGCCTTTATTAACACCTTCAGTGATTGTTGAAAGATCTCTTTTCATTGGTCGTCTATTGTTTGCATTAAGATATCATTCAAGCCACATACCCTTGATGCTTAGTTCTCCAAGGCAGTGGATTAAAGAAACAGGTGGTGCAGCATTTAATATTTCATCTTCACCTTTATCGCGGCAATCTAAGGTCTCTTTTGAGTCTCCATTTTCCACCACACCCAGAAAACAATCATTTGAGAGCCTTAGAAGCCCCAAAAAGCAACATTTGGATAGCCCTAGAAGGCAAACAGTTGCAGCAGCTGCTGCATTATTTGGGGGAGATGACAGCAAGAACTCAAGGCTCAATGAACTAAATAGAACATTGCAAGAGCTATGCATCAAAGCTCATAGCTTGTGGATAATATGGGTTTCTCGCGAGCTAGCAAACATTCTTTCGGAGGATCTCAAGAAAGACGATGCATTATCCGCCTCCACTCCTTTACCGGTATGATGCTTGTGCATAGTTCTTTTTGGCTCTAAAACTAGTATTTCTTGTTTCCATGATTATCTCTTGGATTATATGCTCTAGATTCATTATTCTTTGTCATAGTTATCGAGTCTTTGTATTTAGTTAGTAGGCTGTAGTTAATGCATTCAAAAGAAATAATCTGAGCATTATTTGTTTAGATCCACACATAACACATTTAATGCGTAAGTTTGTAATGTTGTTGCATACAAGAATAAGATTATTGGACTTTCAAGAAATATGATAATACTAATGTTCACTAGCATCAAAAGGTGAGTTCTCCTTAGATGTTTCCTGTAAGGATACATTAACAATTTCAGCatgaaaaattgaataaaaaagcAATACAAGATTAAGCTAGGGAACTCGGGGCTTTGTGCCTAATGCACAAGGATTCTCATTGGATGTTTTTATGCACTAAAAGGGTGCCAATTGAAAGATGgagtaaaaaaaacaaacagttCCGTCAACTTAAAGCGTGGTGCGTGGTAAGCAAAACACAACTATGATAAACATGCACTTAGTCCCAGTACTTTTCTTCTGAACTGGTTGATTAGATTCATCAGAATTCATGAAATTTTctagtttttaaaattcattatcaTATCAACCATTTCTATTTTGTACCTCAGTCATGACTCATGATACAGAAACAAATTCCAAGGTGCCCAAGAAATATAGCTTTTCGGTTTAAAATTATGTAAACTCTTCAGTTTGAAGTTATATAATCGTATTGCTTGTATAGGAATCTTTCATGAACATTTGAACGGGAAATGGATCTCTAAACATAAGTTCTTTCACATTGGAAATCATTAAATTGAACTGTAATCttgtttaaaattaattcatttaGTGTAAGCACAATCATAAAGGAAGAAAACATAAGTGGGTAAAATGATAGGCTACGAATATTTATGCCTCCATTCTACTTGATGATGTTGCTTAACACTTGTAACTACATTGATCAAACTCTGACTTGACCACAATATGTTGCGAGTTTCTATCTTATCTGTGTACTTTGCCATTCTTGGTTTAGGCAATTAAACAAGTGTTTTCATTTACATGCATCGAGATAATTTAGTTTCCTCTTGCTCATCCCCAACATATCCGTTATCTAATGCTGCtgatcaaggtttaaagtgtcgtggcacgggggcgtgccgttatgtccctggcacggtacggtacaggcacgcttgcgtgccgacacgtggcacgcttgcgtgccgatagatacgcatgacctcctactggtacactttggcacggatttatttcagttttttttgttccaataaactcttataatgttattttgaaatatttaaataaataataatgaatatttactatatataccttactatactcattaattaacatgcatgtaagctttttgtaagtaaaatacaactatacctgatgtagaatagaaattaaaatacaataataaaattcacaagtataataattatttaaatttacatctttatataGAGATAACTGCTTTATATGGCATATTGTCATATGAAGATagaagatttatttgacaatattgatataaatattgttggtattgtgagaaagtcatatattccCGATATTACATCCATatcggcccgagccctccgcttccaccacagaNccctgtaccgtgcccccttcttgggggcacgggCGGCACGGGGgagggggcacggtacggcacaccCCGGTGCCGCCCGGCATGGgcggcacttaaaaccttgctgcTGATGCACGCTTCCTTTCTCCTATCCTAATCTTCCCCTCCAGCTTCCAATACCTTAATCCTCTATTTGTACCCTCTTATTTATCTAGCTTGTCTTAGTTGGCATATTTCCTTGCTTATATTCATAACCTCATTTTTCATTCATATCTTTCTACTTTATTTGCTACTTGATACACATTCATGgccttttatttaaagtttccACTGAGATTTGCACCATACCCTTCATTCTCAGGCTCCGTTCATCCTTTTGTACACTTTTCTGTCTACCTGTTTTACCTCTCTTAGTTCCACACAAAAAAGGAGGGCATTAAATCTGAGAAAGTTAATGGTCCAGCAATGATCAATAATGATGCATTTATGGGTATGTGAGATCATCGAGAAGATGATAATATCATGCTATGGGGAACTATAATTACAATCTGCTTTACATTCGATTCAATAGCTACTAATTGCATATTTTAGAAGGTTGCAAGATGTTCTCAATATGTTCTTTAAGTATGTTGCTATTGTAGGATGTACATCAGAACATAGAAAGACATGAAAAATCCAGATACATTAATGCAAGCATTTTTCATGTCCTTTGTCAGACTACATGGCCATTACATGGTTGGGTAGACATGGAATCTCATCATGAATCAAGTGACAAAGCTATTTGAGACATATAGGGAGAATGTTACAAAGAACTATATGGTTTTGTAGGAAGAGTTGCTCCTAACATACGGACTCAgatcaaactagagagaaatggGCTGGATTCGGACACTTTAGTACAAGCACATTATATGTTATTACATAAATTAGCCATATAGTAACACGGTTTGTCATCATTGTTAACATTGGAGGTCAATTTTTGAGACTATCTTCATGATTTTGCTTGGTATTTTGCAATAAGGAAGCAAATTAAAAGGTTTAACACTTAGATACTTGTTGAATACATTTCTTTTGACATTTATCTCAAATTGAACTAGttgagttaaattttattgctaTGTGGGAAAGTTGTCCGATGATAATGTTTGATTCTTGCAGGGTTGGGAAGTCACAGTAGTCAAACAAGAGGGATCAACTGAGGGTCCATTGGAGATGCAAATAGCACTACCATCTATGCCTTCATTGTacattatttcttttcttttccaagCATGCCTTGAAATTCATAAAGTTGGAGGTCATATAATCGACAAAGTTGTATTGCAAAATTTTGCATCAGAGCTATTAGAGAAGGCAAGTTGGTTCATCTAACAAtataattttgatacttttattgTTACTTGTATAGAATAATATATCCGATATTGTACGTTCGCTTATTTCCCAGGTCTTTGGATGTGTTTGTGTTCATGCATCCCTGTGTTTGGTGTTGTTATTTCCTTTGTTGTGCCTTTTCAGTGGTCTAAGTTTTGTAGTTTAGTTAGTGTATTTTAAGCCCTAAAATTAACTGCATAGTCTTTTGTTAGGCATCAAGTGTTGTAATTAATGGTAATATTTTGGTCTAAATGTCTTTAGTTACAAAATTATTGCTTAGTTGTTGCATTTGTTTGGTGCTGTTTTAGCGAGCATATGGAGAATTCTGTTTAGttatttactaaatttttcTCTGATTAGTTTACTTTTTTGGACTATCTGGGTTGAGATAGAAGAGTTGACTCTCCTAGTCCGTCAACTTCTTGTTTTGGATAAGGATTTGTGCATGTAGGAGGGATCAGAAATTAAAGCTCTTCAGATTTGCCATGGAAAAGATCAATTTAACATATTATCTTTCATTTGACAGGactcttatttttcttcatctttttacATTACttgattatataaatttttattatgccTGAATACATTTTAACCCAAAAGTAATGACAAAATATTCACCATTAGATTTGTACGGGTTCATCACTTGTCAGCTATGCCATTTAGCCAATATCATTTGATGCTGCCTTATTGAATCTGAAGTGTTGCTCAAAGTCTGGCTGAGAAAGTAGGGCATCAGTAAGGTGCCTGAAGAACCATACATCTTACATGTTCTAATAGAAGATATCGCACACCTGAACGTGTTTGAGAAGGATTTGAAGGCTAAAATGGGAGACGTTTGTCTCAAATCATCAATCCCATACAGGAAGATGTTGAAGAAATGAAATGCATCTATTGAATTACTGTACTGTATGAGTATAAGCATTTTGTACC
It encodes the following:
- the LOC109715403 gene encoding conserved oligomeric Golgi complex subunit 1, whose protein sequence is MADVAQPVQISSISSSPSPSLPSPIPRVRIRVSKATSPFRTKPIPEIRAVEASVRREIQEKKEELRQLVGRSYRDLIDSADSILLMKSSCESISSNPARARLYGVASRVKYLVDTPENIWGCLDESMLLEASCRYLRAREVHGLLLAPRGAGAAADLDVLAKFPLLRHQWQIVESFKAQISQRSRDRLLDRGIGVAAYADALAAAATIDELDPKQVLALFLDSRKSWILQKLGSATSDLDSCSSVLCDVAGTIRSTLGQVGELFVLASNEMPLFYQTMLTSPPGTQLFGGIPNPEEEVRLWKSHREKLESVMVLLETNFVAQTCSLWLEDCCDEIFGELSGGKLLIDTIGSGEGLGSAEKLLRDSLNGREGLEESLEQWLRSVLGTEVESPWDQIRGLILKDGKDILEDRLEKVFMQRMKGIVHSEFENLSKDLNLGSSIETIVANTDSKEGNDFVTYMRKFSTGGGVWFAETNQKKVGILHTLKPIPDENDFQSCLNSYFGPEASRIRDALDSKCRIILEDLLSFVESHNSTLRLRELVPYLQEKCFKTISIILKELEDELGKLSGLLGSYNVDKPLLTPSVIVERSLFIGRLLFALRYHSSHIPLMLSSPRQWIKETGGAAFNISSSPLSRQSKVSFESPFSTTPRKQSFESLRSPKKQHLDSPRRQTVAAAAALFGGDDSKNSRLNELNRTLQELCIKAHSLWIIWVSRELANILSEDLKKDDALSASTPLPGWEVTVVKQEGSTEGPLEMQIALPSMPSLYIISFLFQACLEIHKVGGHIIDKVVLQNFASELLEKVVGVYESFLSTIESGESRVSEKGILQVLLDLRFVADILSGGKSSGVNAKEEPSRSMILKTSFRRKPLQVHADSATIEPVTRLISRLSQRLDPIDWATYELYLWENEKQSYKRYAVLFGFFVQLNRLYTETVQKLPTKSNTDSNIMRCSQVPRFKYLPISAPALSSRGTHKSSVQTSLDDPSSRSPLKSYSRGEQSTKPEFDDSPSFGVATPLLKSFMTQVGSKFGESTSRWGSMLSDGQVGKLSTFGDILPGPAAGLLSSLTSGSARFDS